A part of Chryseobacterium arthrosphaerae genomic DNA contains:
- a CDS encoding DUF6624 domain-containing protein, translated as MKKIFLLFLGLSSFLMSAQQQKLNETLKKELKDIYYWDQIYREYFDNSISAKRKSEIKNELFKKGVDTTKMTWALAVEKDSANMIRVEKIIEEYGYPGKTMVGEPENKTVWFVIQHSKKIGKYLPLIKEAGKKNEIPFRQVATMEDRYLMDQGKEQIYGTQGYGSFWNENGKDYKTEYIWPIKDPENVNKIRKEAGFTKTVEEYAKDIYGKDFVYKVYTLDDVKNGKIEIKEDRRHRH; from the coding sequence ATGAAAAAAATATTTTTACTTTTTTTAGGACTATCTTCATTTCTGATGAGTGCTCAGCAGCAGAAACTTAATGAAACACTGAAGAAAGAGTTGAAGGATATTTATTATTGGGATCAGATCTATCGGGAATATTTTGATAACTCGATTTCAGCAAAAAGGAAATCGGAGATTAAAAATGAACTTTTCAAAAAAGGGGTTGATACCACCAAAATGACCTGGGCATTAGCGGTGGAAAAAGACAGTGCCAACATGATCAGGGTGGAAAAGATTATTGAAGAATATGGTTATCCGGGAAAAACAATGGTGGGAGAACCGGAAAATAAAACGGTCTGGTTCGTTATTCAGCATTCAAAGAAAATAGGAAAGTATCTTCCCTTAATTAAAGAAGCCGGTAAAAAGAATGAAATTCCGTTCAGACAGGTGGCAACTATGGAAGACAGGTATCTTATGGACCAGGGGAAAGAGCAGATCTACGGTACCCAGGGATATGGAAGCTTTTGGAATGAAAACGGAAAAGATTACAAAACCGAGTACATCTGGCCGATCAAAGATCCGGAAAATGTGAATAAAATAAGGAAAGAAGCAGGCTTTACCAAGACCGTGGAAGAATATGCCAAAGATATTTACGGGAAAGATTTTGTGTATAAAGTATATACTTTGGATGATGTAAAAAACGGTAAGATCGAAATCAAAGAAGACAGGCGCCATCGGCACTGA
- a CDS encoding PaaI family thioesterase, producing MNPRQVADYMLNQDEFSQWMNIRLIEVKENYCLIEMPIRKNMINGLKTVHGGVTFAFADSALAFSSNNTGDAAVALNCIINFTKAGREGDVFRAESILVNDTRKTAVYDIKITNQNNELIAKFVGTVYKIGKKVTEL from the coding sequence ATGAACCCAAGACAGGTAGCAGATTATATGCTCAATCAGGATGAGTTTTCCCAGTGGATGAATATCAGACTGATTGAAGTAAAAGAAAACTATTGTTTAATAGAAATGCCCATCAGGAAAAATATGATTAATGGGCTTAAAACGGTACATGGCGGTGTTACATTTGCCTTTGCCGATTCCGCACTGGCATTTTCATCCAACAATACCGGGGATGCAGCAGTTGCACTGAACTGTATCATCAATTTTACCAAAGCCGGCCGGGAGGGAGATGTTTTCAGGGCAGAAAGTATTTTGGTGAATGATACCAGAAAAACAGCCGTTTATGACATTAAAATAACCAATCAGAATAATGAATTGATTGCAAAATTTGTGGGGACAGTTTATAAAATAGGGAAAAAAGTAACAGAACTTTAG
- a CDS encoding 3-hydroxyacyl-CoA dehydrogenase NAD-binding domain-containing protein: protein MHHLLKMKNVGIIGAGTMGIGIAQVAATNGCKVWVYDANPKQVETATVGLEKTLTKLVDKQKISSEKMVEILSNISIATELKDFKDCELIIEAIIENKEIKTKVFTELETHVSENCIIGSNTSSISITSLGAELRKPERFIGIHFFNPAPLMPLVEVIPSLLTEKSLPEKIYSLMKEWGKVPVIAKDIPGFIVNRIARPYYGEALRIVEENIATPEQVDDAMKTLGNFKMGPFELMDLIGVDVNFAVTTTVYKDYFYDPKYKPSLLQQRMSEARLHGRKTGKGFYDYSEGAVKSEVQKDDALYQQIFLRIISMLINEAVEAKRLGVANDEDIELAMQKGVNYPKGLLSWGKEIGYSKISGTLQDLYGEYQEERYRQSPLLRKL from the coding sequence TTGCATCATCTATTAAAAATGAAAAATGTAGGAATTATCGGTGCCGGAACAATGGGAATCGGCATTGCACAGGTAGCCGCAACGAACGGATGTAAGGTTTGGGTATATGATGCCAATCCGAAACAGGTAGAAACGGCAACCGTAGGTCTGGAAAAAACATTAACAAAGCTTGTTGATAAACAGAAAATTTCATCAGAAAAAATGGTTGAAATTTTATCCAATATTTCCATTGCTACAGAACTGAAAGACTTCAAAGATTGTGAACTGATCATTGAAGCGATTATTGAAAACAAAGAAATTAAGACCAAAGTTTTTACAGAACTTGAAACCCATGTTTCTGAAAACTGTATCATTGGTTCCAATACTTCATCCATTTCCATCACCTCACTTGGTGCCGAGCTCAGAAAGCCGGAGCGTTTTATTGGGATACATTTCTTCAATCCTGCTCCACTGATGCCTTTGGTAGAAGTTATTCCATCTTTATTAACAGAAAAGAGCTTACCGGAGAAAATCTACAGCCTCATGAAAGAGTGGGGAAAAGTACCTGTAATCGCTAAAGATATTCCAGGGTTTATTGTCAATAGAATTGCAAGACCTTATTATGGAGAAGCGCTGAGAATTGTTGAAGAAAATATCGCAACTCCTGAACAGGTGGATGATGCGATGAAAACCCTTGGAAACTTCAAAATGGGTCCTTTCGAACTGATGGACCTTATTGGTGTTGATGTCAACTTTGCTGTGACAACAACCGTTTACAAAGACTATTTCTACGATCCTAAATACAAGCCGTCTTTACTTCAGCAGAGAATGTCTGAAGCCAGACTGCATGGAAGAAAGACAGGAAAAGGATTCTATGATTACAGTGAAGGAGCAGTAAAATCAGAAGTCCAAAAGGATGATGCACTTTATCAGCAAATCTTTTTAAGAATCATTTCAATGCTGATTAACGAAGCTGTAGAAGCCAAAAGATTAGGCGTGGCCAATGATGAAGATATTGAACTGGCCATGCAGAAAGGAGTAAATTATCCGAAAGGATTACTGAGCTGGGGAAAAGAAATCGGGTATTCTAAAATTTCCGGAACCCTGCAGGATCTTTACGGAGAATATCAGGAAGAAAGGTACAGACAGAGTCCTTTACTTCGTAAACTATAA
- a CDS encoding enoyl-CoA hydratase/isomerase family protein, whose protein sequence is MYTQLDIETHFDGKLKIAYLNQPETMNALTKPALADLKDFVKECSEDETVRCVAISGRGRAFCSGQNLDEAFVVGKEHHDNDIIRKIVVDYYNPLVMEVTRCKKPVIALVNGPAVGAGAMLALISDFVLAHEKAYFAQAFSNIGLIPDTGGTYFLPKLLGRQLANYLAFTGKKLSAEESKSYGLVAEVFSEEEFGPKSMEILERMANMPTAALKLTKKAFAHSYTNTLKEQLELEGDLQQEAAETEDFIEGVNAFLQKRKPNYKGK, encoded by the coding sequence ATGTATACACAACTTGATATTGAAACGCATTTTGACGGAAAGCTCAAAATCGCTTATCTAAATCAGCCTGAAACGATGAATGCCCTTACAAAGCCGGCTTTGGCAGATCTGAAAGATTTTGTCAAAGAATGCAGCGAAGACGAAACCGTAAGATGTGTTGCCATTTCCGGAAGAGGAAGAGCGTTCTGCTCAGGGCAGAACCTGGATGAGGCGTTTGTAGTGGGAAAAGAGCATCATGATAATGACATTATCAGAAAAATTGTAGTAGATTACTACAACCCATTGGTAATGGAGGTGACCCGTTGCAAAAAACCGGTTATTGCTTTGGTAAACGGTCCTGCAGTAGGAGCAGGTGCAATGCTGGCATTGATCAGTGATTTTGTGCTGGCACATGAGAAAGCTTATTTTGCACAGGCGTTTTCAAATATCGGTTTGATCCCTGATACAGGAGGAACATATTTCTTACCGAAACTTTTAGGCAGACAGCTGGCCAATTATTTAGCCTTTACAGGGAAGAAGTTATCCGCTGAAGAATCTAAATCTTATGGCCTGGTAGCAGAAGTTTTCAGCGAAGAAGAATTCGGACCAAAATCAATGGAAATCCTTGAGAGAATGGCTAATATGCCGACAGCAGCACTTAAGCTGACCAAGAAAGCCTTTGCTCATTCTTATACGAATACCTTGAAAGAACAGTTGGAACTGGAAGGAGATCTTCAGCAGGAAGCTGCAGAAACTGAGGACTTCATCGAAGGTGTAAATGCCTTTTTACAGAAAAGAAAACCTAATTATAAAGGAAAATAA